A genomic segment from Aspergillus chevalieri M1 DNA, chromosome 7, nearly complete sequence encodes:
- a CDS encoding kinetochore-microtubule binding complex subunit SPC105 (BUSCO:EOG092640PR;~COG:S;~EggNog:ENOG410PGE3;~InterPro:IPR013253,IPR033338;~PFAM:PF15402,PF08317) — translation MASRGDSAGSVRPRSRRSIAHVPRSRLTSTIDKENSTTDIGAIQPPGNSAKAAGKDKKSRSKSLGPGGLDALQNSNGNRRKSTTAFPVKGILKPTVPVSPVQNIPSFEETRKQTPARGSQHNEGNNQEKEGLLIDLDTPARPPDSELENTANPFDDFNASSAIAAAREREEKEQRERERKAILEQREARRKSMANRRVSFAPEATLHTWNVVEIPDDSTSSSTSNSTRRASSTPNAERQEPQDVPQQNDPPSSPFGDADSDIAFSPVQYPDLQELANRPATAGPYEGSHDLSSSPFSGSSADGSDDTGVQSVARDDDDDEDDSVSDAGFDAESTAMSMDDITARTAESASSSSSARLNEALRQAAQEAGTKSVDYEDNDDMSMEMATQEITGAFQPWIKKGERQSFDWDDISAAHDQENVNPSKGYNEDAQEDGADDEEMSMDVTNAIGGILSKQPSRRQSTARRQSSGTETNYDEQTMEFTNVVGGIAQPASPAKSLGADSNADDEEMTMEFTSVVGGVLNKNTSADEEPHTPRGAVPNFADWNNEEEDAEDMDMEMTGAVGGILPPIEERTEPQDDDQTAGMDVTAAMGTILPSEVEQHGKDQENQEVDNESDSGQLGSSPFQEQVRQSPAKSPPKSPTKSPKSPAPFTIAAENGSPDLASVRSRRTRQSLGRAPSKTPTPQPSPSEEQTTPSKQSALQATQSSTPLKTPPSGNGLFQPKHQETANQPKSPATALFEHNAATGQSTPQFILRPQKRRSSGLGIDKEGLGSPRVAEMLDKRRSIGDEASQFIPQEQPKQGGVRFEDPLKLQEEVDREREEEENREDGHIPPWQPGERDATSNLKDMISSLTPKKNKLKGRKSLHVGAAKGVLGKRPKELDESDDEEGSDNTPKRLKGREASPVKNIRLPAHPAKDEPTGRLAFSPPQKLFGSPTKGSTTPIQEPKNVALSPLKDASGSFNSAADEPAEEEVAKEPEQKFEPIPLQDFLNMTNIHFMELTTTKRRHTTAPGSASRRSSVRRSGEGASKPATFEDCVAAGFCTVPMLELYQHSCRELKSYISEGRQVIRSIEAETYAENPPLFREYMAAPSDIRSIMDNQFRNVKTHARLLSKATWYEWRMKLLEGLKEGLNRHADEMKADDEVLAKHEAVLNGVVPGLVEKHSSLEQEATSLQQLADEMENCDQDELRSAREKIASIEDEIELKKQELQELQTEVQGKTDTVEAGTELKAQFMAQIQEAERVKEECRGWSAKEINELKQSVSNIERQTGWSIISASASSSGDPSLTMSYRNQLQLSFHPRAFSTGNPSNMPLDLRYAPGANDRKKSSTSTPLLTPIASLVLKSLQKHLNSITQSIIAPKHMLRFISKAWDLVLDLEEETRMLEFCGVTKLKLLEVEDAPSLRARCTILGTVSPSSKVSKIPTKKGQANSNSSSGSGNGTRRIDIDFAVKTCINTAGDGDAIGAMDLETDVLASKVYGFGSGNESGISEAQMKDILANEIGEKKGKLQLGNGVWSRAVRMLTGTVF, via the exons ATGGCGTCCAGAGGTGACTCCGCGGGGTCCGTCCGACCGCGATCTCGTCGCTCTATCGCCCATGTACCCCGATCAAGACTGACGTCGACCATCGACAAGGAGAATTCCACCACAGACATTGGCGCAATTCAACCGCCTGGCAACTCAGCAAAGGCCGCAGGAAAAGATAAGAAGTCCCGTAGCAAGAGTCTGGGCCCTGGTGGTCTAGATGCGCTACAGAATTCCAACGGCAACCGACGCAAATCTACGACCGCGTTTCCTGTCAAAGGCATCCTCAAGCCTACCGTACCCGTTTCGCCTGTCCAGAACATCCCTAGTTTCGAAGAAACTCGCAAACAGACCCCTGCTCGCGGCTCTCAGCACAATGAGGGAAACAAtcaggagaaggagggctTGTTGATTGACCTTGATACCCCCGCACGGCCTCCGGATTCTGAACTTGAGAACACTGCCAATCCTTTCGATGACTTTAATGCCTCATCAGCGATCGCTGCTGCTAGAGAACGggaagagaaggaacagagagaaagagagcgGAAAGCGATTCTTGAGCAAAGAGAAGCACGCCGGAAGTCAATGG CAAATCGCCGTGTATCCTTTGCTCCGGAAGCGACACTACATACCTGGAATGTCGTCGAGATTCCCGATGACTCGACTTCGTCTTCTACATCGAACTCTACTAGACGCGCCTCGTCCACGCCCAACGCTGAGAGGCAAGAGCCTCAAGACGTTCCTCAGCAGAATGAccctccatcttctccctTTGGTGACGCGGATTCCGACATTGCCTTCTCGCCCGTTCAATACCCAGACCTGCAAGAACTTGCCAATCGTCCAGCAACCGCTGGACCTTACGAAGGCTCTCATGATCTTTCGTCGAGCCCCTTTAGCGGTAGTTCCGCAGATGGCAGTGATGACACTGGAGTGCAGAGTGTGGCCagggatgacgatgacgacgaggacgattcGGTTTCTGATGCAGGCTTCGATGCTGAGAGCACTGCGATGAGTATGGATGATATCACTGCTCGAACAGCCGAGTCTGCATCCAGCAGTAGCTCTGCCCGACTCAACGAGGCTCTACGGCAGGCCGCCCAAGAAGCTGGGACGAAATCCGTCGACTACGAGGATAACGATGACATGTCGATGGAGATGGCCACTCAAGAGATCACCGGCGCCTTTCAACCTTGGATCAAGAAGGGGGAGAGACAAAGCTTTGATTGGGACGACATTAGTGCTGCACATGATCAAGAGAATGTCAACCCGTCTAAGGGATACAATGAAGATGCTCAAGAAGATGGtgctgatgatgaggaaATGAGCATGGATGTTACGAATGCCATCGGAGGAATCCTGTCCAAGCAGCCGAGTCGCCGCCAGAGCACAGCTCGCCGTCAATCAAGTGGCACGGAAACGAATTACGATGAACAGACTATGGAGTTCACGAACGTGGTCGGTGGTATCGCGCAACCAGCCTCACCTGCAAAGTCATTGGGTGCGGACAGCAATGCGGACGACGAGGAAATGACCATGGAGTTCACGTCGGTTGTCGGTGGTGTTCTCAACAAAAATACTTCCGCTGACGAAGAACCTCACACTCCACGCGGTGCGGTGCCAAACTTCGCCGACTGGAAtaacgaggaagaagatgcgGAGGATATGGACATGGAGATGACCGGCGCAGTTGGCGGAATACTGCCACCCATTGAGGAGCGAACTGAACCTCAGGATGACGACCAAACCGCGGGCATGGATGTCACGGCCGCTATGGGAACTATTCTGCCATCTGAAGTCGAACAACATGGCAAAGATCAGGAGAACCAGGAAGTGGATAACGAATCAGACTCTGGACAACTTGGAAGCTCACCCTTTCAAGAACAGGTCCGACAGTCACCTGCCAAGTCTCCTCCTAAATCTCCCACCAAATCTCCGAAATCGCCTGCACCTTTCACAATTGCTGCTGAGAATGGTAGCCCTGACCTAGCGAGCGTGAGGTCTCGACGGACAAGACAAAGCTTGGGGCGCGCACCGTCAAAAACACCAACACCTCAGCCATCACCGTCTGAAGAACAAACGACTCCGTCGAAGCAATCAGCACTTCAGGCTACTCAATCCTCGACCCCTCTGAAGACACCGCCCTCAGGAAATGGGCTCTTCCAACCGAAACACCAAGAGACTGCCAACCAGCCCAAGTCTCCTGCTACAGCTCTCTTCGAGCACAATGCGGCCACGGGGCAGTCAACGCCTCAATTCATCCTTCGGCCTCAGAAACGGCGCTCGTCCGGACTCGGAATTGACAAAGAAGGGTTGGGCTCCCCTCGTGTGGCAGAAATGCTCGACAAGCGCCGATCCATTGGTGACGAAGCTTCTCAGTTCATTCCCCAAGAGCAGCCAAAGCAGGGCGGCGTGCGCTTTGAAGATCCGCTGAAACTCCAGGAAGAGGTCGACCGTGAGcgtgaagaggaggaaaacCGGGAAGACGGTCATATCCCACCATGGCAACCAGGCGAGCGAGATGCTACCTCGAATCTCAAGGACATGATCTCAAGCCTTACcccgaagaagaacaagcttAAGGGCCGAAAGAGCTTGCACGTGGGTGCTGCTAAGGGTGTTCTCGGAAAGCGCCCGAAGGAGTTGGATGAAAGCGACGATGAAGAGGGATCTGATAACACACCCAAGCGTTTGAAGGGTCGTGAGGCTAGCCCGGTGAAGAACATTAGACTTCCCGCGCATCCAGCCAAGGATGAACCTACTGGGCGTTTGGCATTTTCGCCCCCTCAGAAGCTCTTTGGTTCGCCGACCAAGGGCAGTACTACACCCATCCAGGAGCCCAAGAACGTGGCATTGAGTCCTTTGAAAGATGCATCGGGGTCATTCAACTCTGCGGCCGACGAGCCAGCGGAGGAAGAAGTTGCCAAAGAACCCGAGCAGAAATTCGAGCCTATCCCGCTGCAGGACTTTTTGAATATGACCAACATCCATTTCATGGAACTCACGACTACGAAGAGGCGGCATACCACCGCGCCTGGAAGTGCCAGTCGAAGGTCATCAGTTAGACGATCCGGCGAGGGAGCATCCAAGCCTGCTACTTTTGAGGACTGCGTTGCTGCTGGATTCTGCACCGTGCCGATGCTCGAGCTTTATCAGCAT TCCTGCCGCGAGTTGAAGTCGTACATCTCCGAAGGAAGACAAGTCATCCGGTCCATCGAAGCTGAGACGTATGCGGAGAACCCGCCGCTATTCCGCGAATATATGGCGGCTCCTTCAGACATACGCTCGATCATGGACAACCAATTTCGCAACGTCAAGACCCACGCTCGATTGCTTAGCAAGGCTACATGGTACGAGTGGCGGATGAAGCTCCTCGAGGGCTTGAAGGAGGGTCTTAACCGGCACGCCGACGAAATGAAGGCCGATGATGAAGTCTTGGCCAAGCACGAAGCGGTCCTGAACGGTGTCGTGCCTGGACTTGTCGAGAAGCACTCGTCACTTGAGCAAGAGGCTACGTCCTTGCAACAGCTCGCCGACGAGATGGAGAACTGCGACCAGGACGAACTGCGATCTGCACGAGAAAAAATTGCCAGCATCGAGGACGAGATCGAATTGAAGAAGCAAGAACTCCAAGAACTCCAAACAGAAGTCCAAGGAAAGACCGACACTGTCGAAGCCGGAACAGAACTGAAAGCCCAATTCATGGCACAAATCCAAGAAGCAGAACgagtcaaggaagaatgccGCGGCTGGAGCGCAAAGGAAATCAACGAGTTGAAACAGTCCGTTTCGAACATCGAACGACAAACCGGATGGTCCATCATCTCCGCCAGCGCGTCCTCGTCCGGAGATCCTTCATTAACCATGTCCTACCGCAACCAACTCCAGCTCAGTTTCCATCCTCGCGCATTCTCCACCGGCAATCCCTCCAACATGCCTCTAGACCTCCGCTACGCCCCCGGCGCCAACGACCGCAAGAAATCTTCAACATCCACACCCCTTCTCACCCCCATCGCCTCGCTCGTCCTCAAGTCTCTCCAAAAACACCTCAACAGCATCACCCAATCCATCATTGCACCGAAACACATGCTCCGCTTCATCTCCAAAGCCTGGGACCTCGTCCTTGACCTGGAAGAAGAAACACGCATGCTTGAGTTCTGCGGCGTGACGAAGCTCAAACTCCTCGAGGTTGAGGACGCGCCCTCCCTCCGGGCGCGGTGTACCATCCTCGGTACCGTCTCCCCATCCTCAAAGGTATCCAAAATACCCACAAAGAAGGGCCAGGCCAActccaacagcagcagcggcagcggcaaCGGCACCCGCCGCATCGACATCGACTTCGCCGTGAAGACATGCATCAACACCGCCGGCGATGGCGATGCCATCGGCGCCATGGACCTCGAAACAGACGTCCTCGCGAGTAAAGTCTACGGATTCGGCTCTGGGAATGAAAGTGGTATCTCCGAAGCTCAAATGAAGGATATCCTTGCGAATGAGATTGGTGAGAAGAAGGGCAAGTTGCAGCTTGGGAATGGGGTTTGGAGTCGGGCTGTGAGGATGCTTACGGGGACAGTTTTTTAG